TCATGCAACCCAATGGCTTAGCCCTACCCCTGCTGCTCAGCGCACTGTGCCTCACGGCGCCGCTGGCCCAGGCCAACCCCGAGCAGCAACAGTTCGACTACCGCGTGCGCAGCGCCCCGGCCGACGAGCTGCACATGGAAGCGCCCAAGCTGCCGGATCTGTCCGGCTACACCAAGGAGGCCGTGCTGGCGAAGATCCCGCACGGCGCCAAAGGCAAGGTGGTGGTACGGCGCATGCTGCGCCAGGACGCCCTCAAGGACTTCACCGGCGGCAACGAGCGTCTGCGCGAATGGATCAAGCGCCAGCAGGGCATGCCCCAGGCGATCTTCATCGAAGGCGGCCTGGTCACCGCGCAGGATCTGGCCAAGGCCCTGCCCGACAGCCAGTTCGCCGAGCAGGCGCCGGGGGTGTACATCGCCCGCCTGCCCATAGTCGTGGCCGAGGGCGCGGCGCTGCACATCGGCCAGGACACCCGCGAACTGCGCCTGTCACAGGAGCGCGGTGCGTTCCTGATCAACGACGGCCTGATGTTCATTACCGATACCCGCGTCACTGCCTGGCGCGAGGCCGACAACGGCCCGGCCACCTTCCGCGATCCCAAGGAGTTCCGCCCCTTCCTGGTGTCCTGGGGCGGTAGCGAGCTGTACATCGCCAGCAGCGTGATCACCAGCCTGGGTTACGACAACTCCAAGTCCTATGGCGTGTCGATCACCCAGTACACGCCGAACATGCATGCACGCCTGCAACGCCCGGAACCGACCGGCTGGTTGATCGACTCGGAATTCGTCGACCACTGGTACGGCTTCTACTGCTACGAGGCGCAGAACGTGGTGATCAAGGGCAACACCTACCGCGACAACATCGTCTACGGCATCGACCCGCACGACCGCTCGCACGGCCTGATCATCGCCGAGAACGAGGTGTTCGGTACCAAGAAGAAGCACGGCATCATCATCTCGCGCGAGGTCAACGATAGCTGGATCATCAACAACCAGAGCTACGACAACAAGCTCTCGGGCATCGTCATCGACCGTAACAGCGTGCGCAACCTGATCGCCCACAACCGCGTGCACGGCAACCACTCCGACGGCATCACCCTGTACGAGAGCGGCGACAACCTGCTGTGGGGCAATCAGGTGCTGGGCAACCAGCGCCACGGCATACGCATCCGCAACAGCGAGAACATCCGCCTGTACGAGAACGTCGCGGCGCTCAACCAGCTCACCGGCGTCTACGGCCACATCAAGGATCTGTCCGACACCGACCGCAACCTGAAGCTCGACCCGTTCGACACCAAGGTGTCGATGATCATCGTCGGCGGCACCCTGGCCGGTAACGGCTCCAGCCCCATCAACATCGACTCGCCGCTGTCGGTCGAGCTGTACCGCGTGAAGATGCTCGCCCCGAGCAAGAGCACCGGCATCCAGCTGGCCGGCATTCTCGGCGAGAAACAGGACGAAATCCTCGACCTGCTGCTGCGCAAGCGCCAACCCGTGCTGATCGACCCGGTCGGCCCTGCGCAGATGACCAACTGACGAGGCCCAAGCATGAGCGTATCCAAACTCAAGACCCTCGCCCTGGCGGTGACCTGCGCCGCCTACGGCAGCCTGCTGCAGGCCGCCGAACGCCCCGCTCCAGAGTATCAGGTGCAGGACTGCTGCTCGCTGTGCCCGGCCGCGCACGATGCCAGCAACTACACCACCAACTACATGAAGAACTTCGTCACCCTGCTCGACGCCCGCGATGGCTGGCTGTTCCGCAGCGTGGAAGACCTGCGCACCGAGTTCGGCACCAACGAGACCGGCTACCGCTACCTCAAGGAACTGCGCGACGGCCTCAAGCAACGTGGCGTGGAACTGGTGGTGGTCTACCAACCCACGCGCGGCCTGGTCAATCGGGAAAAGCTCGCCCCCGAGGAGTACCAGCGCTTCGATTACGACAAGGCCCTGCGCAACTACCGCCAGACCCTGGCGCGCTTCGAGCAACTGGGCATCTGGGTGCCGGATCTGACGCCGCTGACCGACGAGAAGGACGCCAAGGAGTTCTACTTCCGCCGCGACCAGCACTGGACCCCCTACGGCGCCGAACGCACCGCGCGCCTGGTGGCCGAGACGATCAAGCGCATCCCCGGCTTCAGCGATCTGCCGCAGAAGGAGTTCGTCACCGAGCGCATCGGCCTGATGGGCAAGACCGGCACCATGCAGAATGTCGCCAGCCAGCTCTGCGGCACCGGCTATGCCGTGCAGTACGTCGACCAGTTCCTCACCGAACCCAAGGATGCCAGTGGCGGCGATGCCCTGTTCGGCGACGAAAGCAGCCCGCAGATCGCTCTGATCGGTACCAGCCACAGCGGCAAGAACTACAACTTCGGCGGTTTTCTCGAACAGTACCTGGGCACCGACGTGCTCAACGCCGCCTTCCCCGGCGGCGGCCTGGAAGGGGCGATGCTCGAATACCTGGCCAGCGATGCGTTCCAGAATGACCCGCCGAAAATCATCGTGTGGGAATTCTCACCGCTCTACGACCTGGCCTCGGACAAGACCCACCGCCAGCTCATGGCGGCGCTGAACAATGGCTGCAGCGGCCAGACCGCGTTGCTGAGCAGCGAGAAACGCCTGCGCCCCGGCAGCAACGAGGTGCTGGTCAATGGCCAGAACAAGTTGCTGACCCTGCCCGGCAACCGCCACCAGCTTGACCTGCGTTTCAGCGACACCTCGATCAAGCGCATCGACGCGACCATCTGGTACCTCAATGGCCAGCGCGAACAGCTCAAGCTGGAAAAGCCCAACACCGTCGACACCGACGGGCGTTTCACCTTCGAGCTGCGCGACGGGCCGGGCTGGGGCGAGGAGAACTTCTTCGCCCTGGAACTCCAGAAGCCCGAGGACAGCGCCGACGACGTCAAGGTGCAGGCCAGCCTGTGCCAACGTCCCTCCGGCCCTGCCCAGCAGGTCGCCCACAACGCCACCGAAAGCTGAGGTTCGCCATGCACAGACTCTCGCCACTTGCCCTGCTCAGCGCCCTGCTGCTCAGCAGTGCGGCGCATGCCGCCCTGCAACCACCCGCCGGTTACCGCGCCCCCGTGGAGCAGCGCCAGGGACATGCCGCGCCCTGCTCGGCAGCGCCGCAGCCGTACATCGGCGAGATGCACTTCACCAGCAAGTACGCCGGCTCCGACAGCGCGCGCGCCACGCTCAATGCCCGTGCGGAGAAGAGCTTCCGCCAGCAGACCTCCGACATCACCCGCCTGGAGAAGGAAGCCGGGCGGCTGATCACCGGCTACATGCGCACCGGCCAGCGCGAGCGCCTGGACTGCGCTATCCAGTGGCTGGATCGCTGGGCCAGTGCCGATGCCCTGGAATCCGAGCGTTTCAATCACACCGGCAAGTCGATCCGCAAATGGGCGCTGGGCAGCCTCGCCGGCGCCTGGCTACGCCTGAAGTTCTCCGAGTCGCAGCCGCTGAAGGACTACCCCGAGCAGAGCGAGCGCATCGAGCGCTGGTTCCTCAACCTGGCCGAACACACCGTGCGCGAGTGGAGCGACCTGCCGCTGAAGAAGATCAACAACCACAGCTACTGGGCCGCCTGGTCGGTGATGGCGGTGGCGGTGGTCAGTGACCGGCGCGACCTGTTCGACTGGTCCGTGGAGCAGTTCCGCGTCGCCGCCAACCAGGTGGACGACGAAGGCTTTCTGCCCAACGAGATACGTCGCCGCCAGCGCGCCCTGGCCTACCACAACTACGCCCTGCCACCGCTGGCGATGATCGCCGCCTTCGCCCAGGCCAACGGCGTCGATCTGCGCGGCGAGAACCATGGCGCCCTGCAGCGCCTGGCCGAGCGAGTGCTGGAGGGGGCGCAGAACCCGAAGATCTTCGCCCAGCGCAGCGGCGCCAAGCAGGACATGGGCGAACTGCGCAAGGACTACAAGTACGCCTGGCTGGCACCCTACTGCAGCCTTTACGACTGCGGCCCGCAAGCCCGCGAACTGAACAAGGACATGGGGCCGTTCAACAGCTTCCGCTTAGGTGGCGAGGTGACCCAGGTGTTCGGCAAACCGTAGGAGCCGGCTTGCCGGCGATCTGCCTTGCACAGCGTCGCCGGCAAGCCAGCTCCTACAGGAAGTAGCAAAAACAAGCCCCTCGCAGGCGGGGGGAAAGGGGGGCGCTGCCCCGAGTCTTCACGGAGAAGCAAGGATGGTCTTTTCATCCAACGTCTTTTTGTTCCTGTTCCTGCCGATCTTCCTCGGCCTGTACTACCTGTGCCCGAACCGCGGGCGCAACCTGCTGATCCTGATCGGCAGCTACATCTTCTACGCCTGGTGGCGGGTGGACTTCCTCCTGCTGTTCGCCGCCGTGACGCTGTGGAACTACGTCTTCGGCCTGCGCATCCAGGCCAACGCCGGCACCGAGGCGGCGCGGCGCTGGGTGGTGGCCGGGGTGGTCGGCAACCTGGCCACGCTGGGCTACTTCAAGTACGCCAACTTCGGGGTGGCCAACATCAATGCCGTACTCGAATCCATGGGTTTCGAGCCCTTCGTGCTGACCTCGGTGATCCTGCCAATCGGCATCTCCTTCTACATCTTCCAGTCCATCAGCTACCTGATCGACGTGTACCGCAAGGACACCGAGCCGACCCGCAACCTGATCAACTTCGCTGCCTTCATCGCCCTGTTCCCGCAACTGATCGCCGGCCCCGTGCTGCGCTACAAGGATCTGGCCGACCAGTTCACCGACCGCACCCACAGCCTGGACAAGTTCAGCGAAGGCGCCACACGTTTCATGCAGGGTTTCGTCAAGAAGGTGTTCATCGCCGACAGCCTGGCGCCGCTGGTGGATCACTGCTTCGCCCTGCAGAACCCCAGCACCGGCGATGCCTGGCTGGGCATGATCGCCTACACCGCGCAGCTATATTTCGACTTCTCCGGCTACAGCGACATGGCCATCGGCCTGGGCCTGATGATGGGCTTCCGTTTCATGGAGAACTTCAACCAGCCCTATATCAGCCAGTCGATCACCGAGTTCTGGCGGCGCTGGCACATCAGCCTGTCCACCTGGCTGCGCGATTACCTCTACGTGCCCCTGGGCGGCAACCGTCACGGCACCTTCAACACCTACCGCAACCTGTTCCTGACCATGCTGCTCGGTGGTTTCTGGCACGGCGCGAACTGGACCTTCCTGATCTGGGGCGCCTGGCACGGCACCTGGCTGGCCATCGAGCGCGCCCTGGGAGTGAAGGCCGCACCGACCGTCTTCAACCCGCTGAAATGGGCCTTCACCCTGCTGCTGGTGATGCTTGGCTGGGTGATCTTCCGCGCCGAGAACCTTGAGGTGGCCGGGCGCATGTACGCCGCACTGCTGCCCTTCGGCGACTGGCACCTGAGCGAGCTGACCGTGGCACAGATCAGCAGCCTGCAGATGGTCACCCTGGCCCTGGCCTGGGGGGTGATCGCCGTCAACGGTGCACGCCAGTTCCTCGGCCAACGCCAGGGCACGGCCGAGCAATGGCTGCCCAGCGGCGTCGGGGTGATGAGCCGCGTGCACCACCGCACCCTGGTGCTGCAAGGCGCCCTGCTCCTGCTGTTCTGCGTCTCGCTGCTCAAGCTCTCGGCGCAGAGCTACTCCCCCTTCCTCTACTTCCAGTTCTGAGCGGAGGCCCTGTCATGACACGTTCATTCAAGACCCTTTACGTCGCCCTGTTCCTTCTGGCCTTGCTGCCCACCAGCCTGCTGGCCCTGTCCAGCCTGGCCAGCTACGACATGCCGGCAGACCCCAAGGTGCTCGACGGCGAACTGGCCAGAAGCATCGAGCACCACTACGACGAGGAGTTTCCCCTCAAGCAGTTCGGCATCAACCTCTGGGCCGCCCTGGAGTACCTGGCCTTCGGCGAGGGCCGCGCCGGCCTGGTGATCGGTGAGGACGGCTGGCTGTACTCGGACGAGGAATTCGATGCGGTGGCAGACGGTCAACGCCAGATCCGCGACAACCTGGCGCTGATCCGCGGTGTGCAGCGTCAGCTCGAACAGCGCGACATCCACCTGCTGCTGGCCATCGTCCCGGCCAAGACCCGTCTGTACCCGGAGCACACCGGCAGCCATAGCCCCAGCGCTCTGCAACGCAACCTCTACCCGAGCTTCCATCAGGCCGTGCAGGCTGCCGGCATCGCCGCACCGGATCTACTCGGCCCGCTGCAGGCGGCCAAACGGGACGAACAGGTGTTCCTGCGTACCGACACGCACTGGACACCGGAAGGCGCCGAGGTGGCCGCCCGCACCCTCAGCGAGGTGATCCGCAGCGCCGTACCGCTGCGCGGCGAGCCGCAGCAGTTCGTCACCGAAACCGTGGAAACCCGCGATCACCAGGGCGACCTGACCCGCTTCCTGCCACTGGCGCCGCTGTTCGACAGCCTGATGCCGCGCGCCGACCGTCTGCAGCAGCGCGAAACCCACGCCGCCCAGGCCGGCGGTGGCGATCTGTTCGGCGACAGCGACATACCGGTGGCCCTGGTCGGCACCAGCTACAGCGCCAATCCCTCGTGGAACTTCGTCGGCGCCCTGCGCCAGTACCTCGAGCGCGATGTGGTCAACCACGCCGAGGAAGGCCAGGGCCCGCTGGTGCCGATGCTCAAGTACCTGCAGAGCGATGAACTGAAGAACAACCCGCCGCAGGTGGTGATCTGGGAATTCCCCGAGCGCTACCTGCCGATGGCCGGTGACCTGAACGATTTCGACCCGAACTGGCTCGCCGCCCTCAAGGCAGACGGCGAGCAGCAAAAACTGGCTGCGGCCAATCGCTGATCCATCCCAAGGAGGACTACCCATGAAGACTCAAACCACCCTTCGTCGCTTCACCCTCGGTGCCTGCGCCCTGGCTCTCGGTCTGGGCATGCTCCAGGCTCACGCTGGTGACGCGGCCCTGTACGGGCCGAAAGCGCCCAAGGGCTCGGCCTTCGTCCGCGCCTACAACGCTGGCAATGCCGAGCTGGACGTCAAGGTCGGCGAGGTGCAGCTCAAGCAGGTCGCGCCGCTGGGCTCCAGCGACTTCAAGTTCCTGCCCGCGGGTAGCTACCAGGCTCAGGTCGGCAGCAACGCCCTGCCGGTGAAACTGGAAGCCGCGCACTACTACACCCTGGTCAACCAGACCGGCAGCGCGCCGCGCCTGGTGGAGGAGCCGGCCTTCAGCAACAAGCAGAAGGCCATGCTGCGCGTGCAGAACCTCAGCGACAGCAAGCTCAGCGTGAAGACCGCCGACGGCAAGACGCCGGTGGTCGCCGACGTGGCGCCGAACGGTCGCGGTGAGCGCGAGATCAACCCGGTCAAGGTCGGCCTGGCGCTGTTTGCCGGCGACAAGAAGATCACCGACCTCAAGCCGGTCACCCTCGAGCGCGGCGAAGTGGTCAGCCTGTTCGTCACCGGCGGCCAGGGCAAGTTGTCGCCAGTGTGGGTCAAGCGCCCCATCGACGGTTGAAGCAACAGGTTTCTAGAACAAGGAAAACGGCGGGCACACGCCGCACCGACACGACACGGGCATCCATCTCGCAATGAACGTTAAGGAGAGACACATCATGACCCCCATCATCCTTTCCGGTGGCAGCGGCTCCCGACTCTGGCCTCTTTCGCGCAAGCTGTATCCCAAGCAGTTCCTCGCCCTGACCGGCGAGCAAACCCTGTTCCAGCAGACTCTGCAGCGCCTCGCGTTCGACGGCATGCAGCCGCCGGTACTGGTGGCCAACCAGGAACACCGTTTCATCGTCCAGGAGCAACTGGAGCAGATCGGCCAGCAGGCGCAGTTGCTGCTGCTCGAACCCTTCGGCCGCAACACCGCACCAGCGGTGGCCATGGCCGCCCTGCAACTGCTGGCCGAAGGCCGTGACGAGCTGATGCTGGTACTGCCGGCCGACCACGTGCTGGATGACCAGCAGGCCTTCCGCCAGGCCCTGGCCCTGGCCACCGTGGCCGCCGAGAAAGGTGAAATGGTGCTGTTCGGCGTGCCGGCCAACCGCCCGGAAACCGGCTACGGCTACATCCGCGGCCAGGCCGACGAGGAACTGCCCGAAGGCGTGGCGCGGGTCGCCAGCTTCGTCGAGAAACCCGACGCCCAGCGCGCCACCGAATACGTGAAGAGCGGCGACTACTTCTGGAACAGCGGCATGTTCCTGTTCCGCGCCAGCCGTTTCCTGGAAGAACTCAAGCATCACGACGTGGACATCTACGACACCTGCCTGCTGGCCCTGGAGCGCAGCCAGCGCAAGGACGTCGAGATCGCCATCGACCCGGCCACCTTCGCCTGCTGCCCGGACAACTCCATCGACTACGCGGTGATGGAGAAGACCAGCCGCGCCTGCGTGGTGCCGCTGGCCGCCGGCTGGAACGACGTCGGTAGCTGGTCGTCGATCTGGGAAGTGCACGACAAGGACGACGCTGGCAACGTCACCAAGGGCGACGTGGTGGTCGAGGACAGCCGCAACTGCCTGATCCACGGCAACGGCAAGCTGGTCTCGGTGCTCGGCCTGGACGACATCGTCGTGGTGGAAACCAAGGACGCCATGATGGTGGCGCACAAGGATCGCGTGCAGGACGTCAAGAAGCTGGTGAGCAGGCTCGACAAGCAGGGCCGCAGCGAAACCCAGAACCATTGCGAGGTGTACCGCCCCTGGGGCTCGTACGACTCGGTGGACATGGGCGGGCGCTTCCAGGTCAAGCACATCACCGTCAAACCGGGTGCGCAGCTCTCCTTGCAGATGCACCACCACCGCGCCGAGCACTGGATCGTGGTCTCCGGCACGGCCAAGGTGACCTGCGACGACCGTGAGTTCCTGCTCACCGAGAACCAGTCCTGCTACATCCCGATGACCTCGGTGCACCGCCTGGCCAACCCGGGCAAGATCCCGCTGGAAATCATCGAAGTGCAATCGGGCACCTACCTGGGTGAGGACGACATCGAGCGCCTGGAGGATGTCTATGGGCGCAGCGATGCGCTAGCCGTCGGCGCCGCCCATTGAGCTGTTCGTAGCCCGGATGCAATCCGGGTCGATCCCGGCCCCGGATTGCATCCGGGCTACGCCTCTCCCACCGTTCATGCCCACCTCCGGGCCTGTCACACCCTGCGACAGCCCATGCGGTTACCCTGACCTGACAGCTTGTGTAGGATGAAGGCAGACTTTGCAAAAGGTTGCTCTCATGCTGTTCGGTGCCGTACTCGTCATCACCTGGCTGATCCTGCTGATCCGCTACCCGAGCAAGGCCCTGCCCGTCTCGGCAGCGGCGCTCATCGGCCTGGGCCTGGTGGCGACCTGGGTGATCTGGCAGGAAAGCCGCGAGGCCCGCGATCTCGCCCATCTCGAACTGCGCATCCAGTACGCACCACAACAATGCCCGGCTGACCGACCATTGGCCGTGGAGCTGAAGAACGGCAGCGACGCGGCTCTGCAGGAACTGCATTGGCAAGTGGCCGCCTACCGCCCCGGCACCAGTACCAACCTGGCTCAACGCCTGTACGAATCGCCGCGCTACGACGGCCCTGGCGAGCTGTTACCCGGCGAAACCTGGGAAGACTGCCTGCCCCTACCCGACTTGCGCAGCGGCTACCGCCCGCAAACCCTGGAGTTCCGCGCCGAACGCCTGCAGGGCAGGTTCGTCCGCTGATCCGCGCCGAACGTCTGCCGAGCCGGTCCGAACACTCGCTCCTACCTGCACAGGGGCTAGCCAATGCCGGGCATGCCCGAGGCCTGCCAGCTAAAGTTGAGTCTGCTCTCATTTTTCCCTTTGCGACCCAAGCGGCCTGCTAAGCTGATCGTCCATCACTTTTTCAGGGAGTCTTGCGCATGGCTGATCAACCCAACGTCCTTATCACCGGCTGCTCCAGCGGCATAGGTCGCGCTCTGGCCGATGCCTTCCAGGCGGCCGGCTACGCTGTCTGGGCCACCGCACGCAAGGAGGCGGATTTGGCCAATCTGCAACAGGCCGGCTTCCATGCGCTGCACCTGGACGTCAACGATGCCGAGGCCGCGCAAGCCCTGGCCAAGCGCCTGGAAGGTGAAATCGGCGGCCTCGACGTGCTGATCAACAATGCCGGCTACGGCGCCATGGGGCCGCTGCTCGATGGCGGCGTGGAAGCCATGCGTCAGCAATTCGAGACCAACGTCTTCGCCATCGTCGGCGTGACCCGCGCCTTCTTCCCGCTGCTGCGTCGCAGCCGTGGTCTGGTGGTCAACATCGGCAGCGTCTCGGCAGTACTGGTCACACCATTCGCCGGCGCCTACTGCGCCTCCAAGGCCGCCGTGCATGCCTTGAGCGACGCCCTGCGCATGGAGCTGGCGCCTTTCTCCATCGATGTCATGGAAGTGCAGCCGGGCGCTATCGCCTCCAGCTTCGGCAGCAACGCCACCCAGCAGGCCGAGGCGCTGATCCGCCAGGACTCACCCTGGTGGCCGCTGCGCGAAGGCATCCGCGCCCGCGCCAACGCCTCGCAGGACAAACCTACGCCGGCCAGCGATTTCGCCACGCAGCTTCTGGCCGCCGTGCAGCGTGACAAACGCCCGCGCCTGCTACGCCTGGGCAATGGCAGCCGTGCCCTGCCGCTGACCGCCACCCTGGTGCCCAAGGCACTGCTGGAACGGATACTGCGCAAACGCTTCGGCCTGGCTCGCGCGCTATGACCCCCGCGGTGCAGGTGCGCCATTACGCCCTGGCCGGGGTGATCGCGGCCGTGCTGCTGAACCTGCTGCTGCGCACCTTCGTGCGTCTGGGCGGGGTGTTCACCACCCTGCTGATCGCCGCCGCCATCGCCACTGGCCTGGCCCTGGTGTTCCACTGGCGCCAGGGCCGCGCGCCGAGCGCTGCCGAACGCTGGCGCTTGACCCTGCTCTACGGCGGCATGCTGGGTTTGCTCTATCTGGGTCTGCTGGGCATGATGGCCCTGCAGGACACGCCCAGCCCCATGGGCCTGCTTCTGTTCAGCCTGCATTACCTGTGCTACCCGCTGCTGGCCTGGCTGGCGTTCTCGCCACGTTACGGCCGCTGACTCCTGGTCAGGACGACACTCATGCTGCACACCCTTGCCGTTGCCAACTACCGCTCGATCAACAACCTGATCCTGCCGCTGGGCCGGCTCAACCTGATCACCGGCGCCAACGGCAGCGGCAAGTCCAACCTCTATCGCGCCCTGCGTCTGCTGGCGGAAACCGCCCAGGGCGGCGTGGTCAACGCCCTGGCCCGCGAAGGCGGGCTGGAGTCGAGTTTCTGGGCCGGGCCGGAGAAGATTTCCCGACGCATGCTCAAGGGCGAGGTACCCGTGCAGGGCGGCCCGCGGCAGAACGTGATGCGCCTGCGCCTGGGTTTTGCCGGTGAGGATTTCGGCTATGCCATCGCGCTGGGTCTGCCCGAGCCGAGCAACTCGGCCTTCTCCCTCGACCCGGAGATCAAGCGCGAGTGCATCTGGGCCGGCGCCAACTACCGCCCCGCCTCGCTGCTGGTGGATCGGGGCGGGCCTCTGGTGCGCATGCGCGAAGGACGCAGTTGGCAGGTACTGGCCCAGCACGTGCCGAACTACGACAGCCTGTTCGACCAGATCGGCAACGACCCCAATTGCCCGGAAGTCTTCCAGCTACGGGAAACCATTCGCCGCTGGCGCTTCTACGATCACTTTCGCAGCGACGCCGAGGCACCCGCGCGCCAGCCGCAACTGGGCACGCGCACGCCAGTGTTGCACCACGATGGCCGCGACCTGGCCGCCGCGCTGCAGACCATCCGCGAAATAGGCGACCGCGCCGCGCTGGACGCCGCCATCGACGACGCCTTTCCTGGCAGCCGTCTGCACATCGATTTCCAGGCCGGTGGGCGCTTCGCCGTCGAGCTGCGCCAGGAAGGTCTGCTACGCCCCTTGAGCGCCGCCGAGCTGTCCGACGGCACCCTGCGCTATCTGCTGCTGATCGCCGCCCTGCTAACACCCAGGCCACCGTCGCTGATGGTGCTCAACGAACCCGAAACCAGCCTGCACCCGGATCTGCTACCGGCGCTCGGGCGCCTGATCATCGCCGCCTCGCACCACACGCAGGTGTGGGTGGTATCTCACGCCAGCCGCCTGATCGCCACGCTGAAAGAAAGCCCCGCCTGCAACACCCTGGAGCTGGACAAGCAACTCGGTCAGACCTGCATCCGCGGCCAGGGCATGCTGGATGAGCCGGTCTGGCGCTGGCCGGACTAGCAGGCCGTTGAAAGCCACCTAGGTTGCCATTGCTGCGTTAAAAACAGGTTCTTGGCATTTTCAGGGGGAATGCTTGGTTGATACCGGACTGGCAATAAGGTGTTGGTTGTTCTTGTGTCTGTTCCGGCTTGCCGCGTTTTTGTTGATGTTTCTGGTTTCGCCCTCCCGGGCGAGTCACTTTTGACGGGCAAAAGTAACCAAAACCCTCCGCCCGGTCATCCGGCCCTGGCTTCGCCAGGGTTCGCTCACTCCATCGCCGCTCCAGAGGCCCGCCACGGTGGGCCATCCATGGCCCATCGTGGCTCTCGCGACATCCATGTAGCTCGACCTCTTCCACGACGACTCCGTTCGCCCTCCTGGGCGGGCTCTGCAGGCGCCTGAACCCGAGGTAACCCAGAATTAGCACGGAGTTTTGAGTACAGGGTCAGCCTTAGGGCTGACCTGAATGCCGGCTGCAAGCCGGCAAGCCGTTCAATACATGAAACTGCGCGAATGAAACTATTGGTTTAATTCGACAGCCACGTCGTGCTTCCACTGCTACCAGAACACGCCGCGCATGCTCGGAACAACTGTACGTTCAGGCGCGCTAACTCCCCCTTCAGGAGGCCGAACGTAGGCATTGCGCAGGGGGCGAGCGGCATGGATGCCGCGAGAGGCTTAAAGGGCCAGGGATGGCCCTTGTAAGCCGACCCCGGAGCGATGCCGGAGTGAGGGAAGTCGAGCGAAGCGAGACCCGGATGGCGGGGGTGCGTTTCTTTTGCTTACTTTTCTTTGCGCAGTTCAAAGAAAAGTGAGTCGCCCGAGGGGGCGAAACCCGGAATATCTGGACACACCCAAGGCGGCGTCCAGAAGACCAACACAGACCAACAAGACAACACACAAACTTGCCAGTCCGGTATCAAGCAAACGATCCCACGCAAAATAAAAATAGGCTCGTGTGCGAGCCCAAGCTAGGCGCCCCCGTCAAAA
The genomic region above belongs to Pseudomonas sp. GOM7 and contains:
- a CDS encoding SDR family oxidoreductase, translated to MADQPNVLITGCSSGIGRALADAFQAAGYAVWATARKEADLANLQQAGFHALHLDVNDAEAAQALAKRLEGEIGGLDVLINNAGYGAMGPLLDGGVEAMRQQFETNVFAIVGVTRAFFPLLRRSRGLVVNIGSVSAVLVTPFAGAYCASKAAVHALSDALRMELAPFSIDVMEVQPGAIASSFGSNATQQAEALIRQDSPWWPLREGIRARANASQDKPTPASDFATQLLAAVQRDKRPRLLRLGNGSRALPLTATLVPKALLERILRKRFGLARAL
- a CDS encoding mannose-1-phosphate guanylyltransferase/mannose-6-phosphate isomerase, coding for MTPIILSGGSGSRLWPLSRKLYPKQFLALTGEQTLFQQTLQRLAFDGMQPPVLVANQEHRFIVQEQLEQIGQQAQLLLLEPFGRNTAPAVAMAALQLLAEGRDELMLVLPADHVLDDQQAFRQALALATVAAEKGEMVLFGVPANRPETGYGYIRGQADEELPEGVARVASFVEKPDAQRATEYVKSGDYFWNSGMFLFRASRFLEELKHHDVDIYDTCLLALERSQRKDVEIAIDPATFACCPDNSIDYAVMEKTSRACVVPLAAGWNDVGSWSSIWEVHDKDDAGNVTKGDVVVEDSRNCLIHGNGKLVSVLGLDDIVVVETKDAMMVAHKDRVQDVKKLVSRLDKQGRSETQNHCEVYRPWGSYDSVDMGGRFQVKHITVKPGAQLSLQMHHHRAEHWIVVSGTAKVTCDDREFLLTENQSCYIPMTSVHRLANPGKIPLEIIEVQSGTYLGEDDIERLEDVYGRSDALAVGAAH
- a CDS encoding AAA family ATPase, translated to MLHTLAVANYRSINNLILPLGRLNLITGANGSGKSNLYRALRLLAETAQGGVVNALAREGGLESSFWAGPEKISRRMLKGEVPVQGGPRQNVMRLRLGFAGEDFGYAIALGLPEPSNSAFSLDPEIKRECIWAGANYRPASLLVDRGGPLVRMREGRSWQVLAQHVPNYDSLFDQIGNDPNCPEVFQLRETIRRWRFYDHFRSDAEAPARQPQLGTRTPVLHHDGRDLAAALQTIREIGDRAALDAAIDDAFPGSRLHIDFQAGGRFAVELRQEGLLRPLSAAELSDGTLRYLLLIAALLTPRPPSLMVLNEPETSLHPDLLPALGRLIIAASHHTQVWVVSHASRLIATLKESPACNTLELDKQLGQTCIRGQGMLDEPVWRWPD
- a CDS encoding multidrug transporter, translating into MLFGAVLVITWLILLIRYPSKALPVSAAALIGLGLVATWVIWQESREARDLAHLELRIQYAPQQCPADRPLAVELKNGSDAALQELHWQVAAYRPGTSTNLAQRLYESPRYDGPGELLPGETWEDCLPLPDLRSGYRPQTLEFRAERLQGRFVR